A single genomic interval of Litoreibacter ponti harbors:
- a CDS encoding sugar transferase, giving the protein MDARLDSFDEDAQAIGTLDIATIKVPGQPQGLYLRHGKRLFDIALVLLFAPVVIPVIFTLAVVVWLDGGAPFFKQIRVGRGGRSFAMLKLRTMRTDAERALTELLLNDPAAALEWRLHQKLSVDPRITNVGRFLRRSSLDELPQLWNVLRGDMSLVGPRPMLENQTDLYPGTAYFRVRPGLTGPWQVFARNLNGFADRAKFDTAYAADVGFFRDLTLIFCTFGAVLRGTGQ; this is encoded by the coding sequence ATGGACGCACGACTGGACAGTTTTGACGAGGACGCACAGGCCATCGGGACCTTGGATATCGCAACAATAAAGGTCCCGGGCCAACCTCAGGGACTGTATCTTCGACATGGTAAACGCCTGTTCGATATCGCACTCGTTCTGCTCTTTGCACCAGTTGTCATTCCAGTGATTTTCACATTGGCGGTCGTCGTTTGGCTTGATGGTGGTGCACCGTTTTTCAAACAGATTCGCGTCGGTCGCGGCGGGCGAAGTTTCGCGATGCTGAAGCTGCGCACGATGCGGACCGATGCGGAACGGGCATTGACCGAATTGTTGTTGAACGATCCGGCGGCAGCGCTGGAATGGCGGTTGCATCAGAAGCTCTCCGTGGACCCGAGAATCACGAATGTCGGGCGATTCTTGCGCCGCAGCTCACTCGATGAACTGCCCCAGCTTTGGAATGTCCTGCGGGGAGACATGTCGTTGGTGGGCCCTCGGCCGATGCTGGAAAACCAGACGGATTTATATCCGGGCACGGCCTACTTTCGCGTGCGGCCCGGGCTGACCGGGCCATGGCAGGTCTTCGCCCGCAACCTCAATGGGTTCGCGGATCGAGCCAAATTCGACACTGCCTATGCGGCGGACGTTGGGTTTTTCCGGGATCTGACTTTGATTTTTTGCACGTTCGGCGCCGTTTTGCGGGGAACAGGCCAATGA
- a CDS encoding UDP-N-acetylglucosamine--LPS N-acetylglucosamine transferase, which produces MKVLGAKGKRDTPRILAVSSGGGHWQQLHLVLPAFANAKVTLACSSAAQADAAHVLPECNLRTPLKVLACLREARRLVRRLQPEIVISTGAAPGLLVLLWAKLFGARTIWIDSVANAERLSLSGRLAYPLSDLWLTQWPQVSEESGATYAGAVL; this is translated from the coding sequence ATGAAGGTGCTTGGAGCCAAAGGGAAGCGTGACACGCCCAGAATTCTCGCGGTTTCGTCCGGCGGAGGGCATTGGCAGCAACTGCACTTGGTTCTTCCCGCGTTCGCGAATGCCAAGGTGACGCTTGCGTGCAGCAGCGCGGCTCAGGCCGACGCGGCCCATGTCTTGCCGGAGTGCAATCTGCGCACGCCGCTTAAGGTTCTGGCATGCCTGCGCGAGGCGCGACGTCTTGTGCGGCGATTGCAGCCTGAGATCGTTATCTCTACCGGCGCGGCTCCGGGGCTGCTGGTCTTGCTTTGGGCGAAGCTATTCGGGGCGAGAACCATCTGGATCGATTCCGTCGCAAATGCCGAGCGGCTCTCGCTTTCGGGGCGTCTGGCTTATCCGCTGTCGGACTTGTGGCTTACGCAGTGGCCGCAAGTCTCAGAGGAAAGCGGTGCAACCTACGCGGGTGCGGTGCTTTGA
- a CDS encoding glycosyltransferase, translating to MAASLRGKRCNLRGCGALIFVTVGTQLPFPRLISQMDSLADRTDEPILAQTGVAGSTVAMESFPTCTAPEMEHFCDAARLIVAHAGIGTVLMARRLGKPLVVVPRSHELGEHRNNHQIATARSLAGRPGIRVAWDVADVEAFLSEDIEPPNAAPSDSYASLLATLRDFAAA from the coding sequence GTGGCCGCAAGTCTCAGAGGAAAGCGGTGCAACCTACGCGGGTGCGGTGCTTTGATTTTCGTCACGGTCGGCACTCAACTGCCATTCCCGCGTTTGATATCGCAGATGGACAGTTTGGCGGATCGGACCGACGAGCCGATCCTTGCTCAGACGGGTGTTGCGGGCTCGACGGTTGCGATGGAGAGCTTCCCGACTTGCACGGCCCCCGAGATGGAGCATTTTTGCGATGCGGCGCGGCTGATCGTGGCACATGCCGGGATCGGCACGGTGCTTATGGCGCGCCGTCTGGGCAAACCGCTGGTGGTTGTCCCCCGCAGCCACGAATTGGGTGAGCATCGCAATAACCATCAGATTGCGACGGCCCGCAGCCTGGCCGGTCGCCCGGGTATTCGAGTGGCCTGGGATGTCGCCGACGTCGAAGCCTTTCTGAGCGAGGATATCGAGCCGCCCAACGCGGCGCCCAGCGACAGTTATGCGAGCCTCTTGGCTACCTTGCGAGATTTCGCCGCGGCCTGA
- a CDS encoding glycosyltransferase family 2 protein, which produces MTHKLGCIIVTYNSEAEIGPCLDSLMHSNGVDLSIVVVDNASSDGTVDRVAQHPSRPTLIRAAINGGFAAGVNQGLDCLRKDQMLDRFWILNPDCTVPPETAAKIARHPKPFSLLGNRLLYAHDPERIQIDAGTINRWTGVTSNLNLGAPALKTPPAKPHRADFISGASMTASREFLEIAGPMPEDYFLYYEEVHWAQLRADLPLAICADAPVLHSAGASIGSATLDRGPSALSVYFKHRARMKFVAWFNPIALPIAYFFGLAKAVQHGIKGQISAVIPTMRALHGLGPGPKVQAQLGQTDQAAAKSRKVAKRLA; this is translated from the coding sequence ATGACACACAAACTTGGCTGCATCATCGTCACCTATAATTCCGAGGCGGAGATCGGTCCGTGCCTCGACAGCCTGATGCACTCGAATGGCGTCGACCTCTCCATCGTGGTCGTGGACAACGCTTCATCCGACGGCACTGTGGATCGTGTCGCCCAGCATCCCTCTCGTCCGACCCTCATCCGGGCGGCGATAAACGGGGGCTTCGCCGCGGGTGTAAATCAGGGTCTGGATTGCCTGCGAAAAGACCAGATGCTTGATCGCTTCTGGATTCTGAACCCGGATTGCACCGTTCCACCTGAAACAGCCGCAAAAATCGCGCGGCATCCCAAGCCGTTCTCGCTCCTCGGGAACCGGCTTCTTTATGCACACGACCCGGAACGCATTCAGATCGACGCCGGAACGATAAACAGATGGACCGGCGTGACCAGCAACCTCAACCTCGGTGCACCTGCGCTGAAAACGCCGCCGGCAAAGCCGCACCGGGCCGACTTCATCTCCGGTGCCAGCATGACGGCGTCTCGCGAATTCCTGGAAATCGCGGGGCCGATGCCCGAAGACTACTTCCTCTATTATGAAGAGGTTCATTGGGCGCAATTGCGCGCCGATCTGCCCCTTGCCATATGTGCCGACGCTCCCGTCCTGCATTCGGCCGGGGCCAGTATCGGCTCCGCCACGCTGGACCGCGGGCCCTCAGCTCTTTCAGTATATTTCAAGCACCGCGCCCGGATGAAATTCGTGGCATGGTTCAATCCGATTGCGCTTCCCATCGCTTACTTCTTTGGCCTCGCCAAAGCCGTGCAACATGGGATCAAAGGGCAGATATCAGCGGTAATCCCTACGATGCGGGCCTTGCATGGGCTGGGTCCGGGACCAAAAGTTCAGGCCCAACTGGGCCAGACAGATCAGGCCGCGGCGAAATCTCGCAAGGTAGCCAAGAGGCTCGCATAA
- a CDS encoding O-antigen ligase family protein, which yields MSPELKPARLPWPVLAYLVAVLLPVRYSIGPLQMTGLRTFLLFAIIPLLVQLFRQKNHPARPIDFLLLTFAAWITIALSQSSPGQAVEAAGSLSLELLGGYLIARVYIQSQEQFQALIKTLFWAILCILPLAIFEARFGEPLLISLIKAVPAISSVDIVDIAPRLGLERVQAVFAHPIHFGLFASTLVALSLFGLPDSSLAFRILAATAGVISSFLALSSGAFLSIILQLFLIGWALSFGTARRSWMTLALICLSAYVLIDIASNRSPIRVFFSYATFSAHNAYWRGIIFEWGMVNVWQNPVFGLGLKEWVRPAFMHSGSMDNFWLVVAVRYGLPGFALLAAAYLFGMARIACAKLPSHLEGYRIGWLICFTGLTFTLCTVHVWTSVFSFVFFLFGAGFWMLKDQSEEAQPETVPRFLPYSRFSELA from the coding sequence ATGTCACCTGAACTTAAGCCTGCCCGTCTGCCCTGGCCCGTCCTCGCCTACCTAGTAGCTGTACTTCTGCCCGTTCGCTACTCCATCGGGCCACTGCAAATGACTGGTCTGCGGACCTTCCTACTGTTTGCGATCATCCCGTTGTTGGTGCAGCTGTTCCGCCAGAAAAACCATCCAGCGCGCCCAATCGACTTTCTTCTGCTCACGTTCGCCGCTTGGATCACGATCGCCCTGAGCCAAAGCTCGCCCGGCCAAGCGGTAGAAGCCGCCGGGTCCCTGTCACTGGAACTGCTCGGCGGGTATCTGATCGCGCGGGTCTATATCCAATCCCAGGAACAGTTTCAGGCACTCATCAAGACCCTATTCTGGGCGATCCTGTGCATTCTGCCACTCGCAATCTTCGAGGCAAGGTTCGGCGAACCGCTGCTCATCTCGCTGATCAAGGCCGTGCCTGCGATCTCCAGCGTGGACATCGTCGACATCGCGCCCCGCCTCGGACTGGAGCGCGTTCAGGCAGTCTTTGCGCATCCCATCCACTTCGGCTTATTTGCATCAACGCTGGTGGCTCTCAGCCTGTTTGGGCTGCCCGATTCAAGCCTCGCATTCCGAATTTTGGCAGCCACTGCCGGGGTGATTTCCAGTTTCCTTGCACTGTCCAGCGGCGCGTTTCTTTCGATCATCCTTCAGCTTTTCTTGATCGGCTGGGCCCTCTCATTCGGAACGGCACGACGATCCTGGATGACGCTCGCCCTGATATGCCTCAGCGCCTACGTCCTGATTGATATCGCCTCGAACCGAAGCCCGATCCGCGTGTTCTTCAGCTACGCGACCTTCTCCGCGCATAACGCCTACTGGCGTGGTATCATCTTCGAGTGGGGCATGGTGAATGTCTGGCAAAATCCAGTCTTCGGTCTGGGTCTGAAAGAGTGGGTCCGACCCGCCTTCATGCACTCGGGAAGCATGGATAATTTCTGGCTCGTCGTCGCGGTGCGCTACGGGCTGCCCGGCTTCGCTCTGTTGGCCGCAGCATATCTGTTCGGCATGGCTAGGATCGCATGTGCCAAGCTTCCGTCGCATCTGGAGGGCTATCGGATCGGGTGGCTGATCTGCTTCACCGGCCTGACCTTCACGCTGTGCACTGTCCATGTCTGGACGTCGGTCTTCTCATTCGTCTTCTTCCTGTTCGGCGCAGGCTTTTGGATGCTCAAAGACCAATCTGAAGAGGCACAGCCGGAGACCGTACCGCGTTTTCTTCCCTATTCGCGCTTCTCAGAGCTCGCATGA
- a CDS encoding acyltransferase: MSLRARPDRTFPGGVHIGPRSYVAFEACVLTHDRTRGLYLHTRVGQDCFIGARSLILPGVTVGNNVIVAAGAIVTRDVPSGCVVAGNPARILRRSDQIGPYGRFHYADESEADLARRGLT, translated from the coding sequence ATGTCACTTCGTGCCCGCCCGGATCGTACGTTCCCCGGCGGGGTTCACATTGGGCCGCGCAGCTATGTCGCGTTTGAGGCGTGTGTTCTGACCCATGATAGAACGCGCGGGCTCTATCTGCATACGCGTGTGGGGCAGGATTGCTTCATTGGCGCACGCTCTCTGATCTTGCCGGGCGTTACGGTCGGCAACAATGTGATCGTGGCTGCCGGGGCAATCGTGACCCGCGATGTGCCCTCCGGCTGCGTCGTGGCTGGCAATCCGGCGCGAATCCTGCGGCGGAGCGACCAGATCGGGCCCTATGGACGCTTCCATTACGCAGATGAATCCGAGGCTGATTTGGCACGCCGCGGCCTGACCTGA